In 'Nostoc azollae' 0708, the following are encoded in one genomic region:
- a CDS encoding HAD family hydrolase — MTANNPTILALDFDGVICDGLIEYFEVAWRTYHQIWLSSATDIRPYDLALRFYRLRPVIETGWEMPVLIKALIEGFSDDKILQDWTNITSQILTADNLDAKEVAKKLDTLRDEWIKADLDSWLNLHKFYPGVIEKLKMTVTSEVQLYIITTKEGRFVQHLLRKEGVHLPTTAIFGKEVKRPKYETLRQLIEKSEHSSVSVWFVEDRLKTLQLIQKQSDLNHVQLFLADWGYNTQRERQTGNNDQRIKLISLSHFAHDFSKWS; from the coding sequence ATGACAGCAAATAATCCCACAATTTTGGCTTTGGATTTTGATGGAGTGATTTGCGATGGACTAATTGAATATTTTGAAGTAGCATGGCGCACTTACCATCAAATTTGGTTGTCATCTGCTACCGACATACGACCATATGATTTAGCTTTGAGGTTTTATCGCTTACGTCCTGTAATTGAAACTGGTTGGGAAATGCCAGTTTTAATTAAAGCTTTAATTGAGGGTTTTTCCGATGATAAAATCCTGCAAGACTGGACAAATATCACTTCACAAATTTTGACAGCAGATAACCTAGATGCAAAAGAAGTCGCTAAAAAACTCGACACTTTACGGGATGAGTGGATTAAGGCAGATTTAGATAGTTGGCTAAATTTACATAAATTCTATCCTGGTGTGATAGAAAAACTAAAAATGACAGTTACAAGTGAAGTTCAACTATATATTATTACTACTAAAGAAGGGCGTTTCGTCCAGCACTTGTTACGAAAAGAAGGAGTTCACTTACCAACAACAGCAATTTTTGGAAAAGAAGTGAAACGTCCAAAATATGAAACTCTGCGACAGTTAATTGAGAAATCTGAACATAGTTCTGTAAGTGTATGGTTTGTAGAAGATAGACTGAAAACATTACAGTTAATTCAAAAGCAGTCAGACTTAAATCATGTGCAACTTTTTTTAGCAGATTGGGGTTATAATACCCAACGAGAAAGGCAAACAGGAAATAATGACCAACGCATTAAGCTAATATCACTCTCTCATTTTGCACATGATTTTTCTAAGTGGAGTTGA
- the nblS gene encoding two-component system sensor histidine kinase NblS: protein MLAFFTTIRDAITHWWYEFTLQTKLLAVATLVVSLVMSGLTFWAVNTIQQDARLNDTRFSRDLGLLLASNVAPLIADHNLTEVAQFSQRFYSSTSSVRYMLYADETGKIFFGIPFWEPEVENSLTIKRKMQLPEDYPSDDDQPIVRQHTTPDGIVTDVFIPLIVDKKYLGVLAIGINPNQTAVISTNFTRDVTIAVFITIWVMVILAGVINALTITKPIKELLVGVKQIAAGNFKQRIDLPLGGELGELIFSFNEMAERLERYEEQNIEELTAEKAKLETLVSTIADGAVLIDNNMQIILVNPTARRIFAWEGVDVVGSNLLHNLPQSIQIEITRTLYKMAAGECESAEFRIPLQQPTKRTIRILLTTVLNLQRESIKGIAITVQDITREVELNEAKSQFISNISHELRTPLFNIKTYIETLHDYGEDLGAEERQEFLETVNHETDRLTRLVNDVLDLSKLESGRTYNFDGVDLGQALEQTLRTYQLNAKDKGLELVQEVAPNLPLVIGNYDLLLQVFGNLIGNALKFTKAGGKVAIRAYQLHPHPNFALSSPETDLVETENHTHATLNEHNHRSRVRIEISDTGIGIAPEDQQAIFDRFFRVENRVHTLEGTGLGLSIVRNIMQRHHSQVNLVSEVGVGTTFWFDLDVLEEKISPTKIETANADSLET, encoded by the coding sequence ATGCTGGCTTTTTTTACAACAATCCGAGATGCGATTACTCATTGGTGGTATGAGTTCACCCTGCAAACCAAACTCTTAGCTGTCGCTACCCTGGTGGTTTCCCTGGTAATGAGTGGGCTGACATTTTGGGCAGTGAATACAATTCAGCAAGATGCACGTCTCAATGACACCCGTTTCAGCCGCGACCTGGGATTACTACTTGCTTCTAACGTTGCTCCACTCATCGCTGATCACAATCTTACAGAAGTTGCCCAATTTTCCCAACGTTTCTACAGCAGCACATCCAGTGTGCGTTATATGCTTTATGCCGATGAAACAGGAAAAATCTTTTTCGGCATTCCATTCTGGGAACCAGAAGTAGAAAACTCCCTCACCATCAAACGGAAAATGCAACTACCAGAAGATTATCCCAGCGATGATGACCAGCCAATCGTACGCCAACATACAACCCCAGACGGCATAGTTACAGATGTATTTATTCCCTTAATAGTGGATAAAAAATACCTGGGTGTGTTAGCTATCGGCATCAACCCCAACCAAACAGCAGTTATTTCCACCAACTTCACCCGTGATGTCACCATTGCAGTCTTTATCACAATTTGGGTGATGGTGATATTAGCAGGAGTAATCAATGCCTTAACTATTACTAAACCCATTAAAGAACTACTCGTAGGAGTAAAACAAATTGCTGCAGGGAATTTTAAACAGCGAATAGACCTCCCACTAGGAGGAGAACTAGGAGAACTTATTTTCAGCTTTAATGAAATGGCAGAGCGTCTAGAACGCTATGAAGAACAAAATATTGAAGAACTGACAGCCGAAAAAGCAAAGTTAGAAACCTTAGTTTCCACCATTGCAGATGGAGCAGTATTGATTGACAATAATATGCAGATCATTTTAGTCAATCCCACAGCCAGACGCATTTTTGCTTGGGAAGGAGTTGATGTTGTCGGTAGCAATTTACTTCACAACTTACCTCAAAGCATACAAATAGAAATCACCCGTACCTTATACAAAATGGCCGCCGGTGAATGTGAAAGTGCGGAATTCCGCATCCCGCTCCAGCAACCCACCAAGCGCACAATCCGCATTCTCTTAACAACAGTCCTCAACCTGCAAAGAGAAAGTATCAAAGGTATTGCTATTACAGTTCAAGACATCACCCGTGAAGTAGAACTGAATGAAGCCAAAAGCCAATTTATCAGCAACATTTCCCACGAACTACGCACACCTCTATTTAACATCAAAACCTATATTGAAACTCTGCATGACTACGGTGAAGACTTAGGTGCAGAAGAACGCCAAGAATTCCTCGAAACTGTTAATCATGAAACAGACAGACTTACCCGCTTAGTTAATGATGTTTTAGACTTATCAAAACTTGAATCCGGACGCACTTATAATTTTGACGGAGTTGATTTAGGACAAGCATTAGAGCAGACACTACGTACTTACCAACTCAATGCCAAAGACAAAGGACTTGAACTAGTTCAGGAAGTCGCCCCCAACTTACCCTTAGTTATAGGTAATTACGATTTATTACTACAAGTCTTTGGCAACTTAATCGGTAATGCACTCAAATTCACAAAAGCAGGAGGGAAAGTCGCAATTCGAGCCTACCAGCTGCATCCTCACCCCAATTTTGCCTTATCTTCTCCTGAGACAGACTTGGTTGAAACAGAAAACCACACCCACGCAACACTAAACGAACATAATCATCGTTCCAGAGTACGGATTGAAATCAGTGATACAGGAATTGGTATCGCCCCAGAAGACCAACAGGCAATCTTTGACCGCTTTTTTCGAGTAGAAAATCGAGTTCATACCCTTGAAGGCACAGGCTTAGGTCTGTCAATTGTCAGAAATATTATGCAAAGGCATCACAGTCAGGTTAATTTAGTCAGTGAAGTTGGTGTCGGTACTACTTTTTGGTTTGACTTAGACGTATTGGAAGAAAAAATATCACCTACCAAGATAGAAACTGCCAATGCTGATTCTTTAGAAACTTGA
- the purD gene encoding phosphoribosylamine--glycine ligase — translation MKVLVVGNGGREHALAWKLLQSNKVEQVVCVPGNGGTATLERCQNLPLAVDDFEGISQFALKKGISLVVVGPEVPLSNGITDYLQNQGLMVFGPVKAGAQIEASKAWAKALMQEAGVPTATAAVFRESAAAKSYLQAQGAPIVIKADGLAAGKGVTVAETIEQAESAIDTIFQGQFGSAGNFVVIEECLLGQEVSVLALTDGLTIRPLLPAQDYKRIGEGDTGENTGGMGAYTPTPIATPELMARVQTEVLEKTITALRNRGIDYRGVLYAGLMVAPNGDFKVLEFNCRFGDPETQVILPLLETPLEDLILACIDQRLREMPPLAWKEGAAATVVAASGGYPGDYEKGKIITGIQKAEAAGAIVFHAGTKLNSAQQIITEGGRVLNITGTGENFQEAIAQVYTGIKHIQFPGVYYRRDIGHRVLKIET, via the coding sequence GTGAAGGTTTTAGTTGTCGGTAATGGGGGACGTGAACACGCTCTAGCGTGGAAACTGCTGCAATCGAATAAAGTTGAGCAAGTTGTCTGTGTACCAGGTAATGGAGGTACAGCAACTCTGGAACGCTGTCAAAACTTGCCCTTAGCGGTAGATGATTTTGAAGGCATCAGTCAATTTGCCTTAAAAAAGGGTATTTCCTTGGTAGTAGTTGGTCCAGAAGTGCCTTTGTCCAATGGAATTACAGATTATCTCCAAAATCAAGGACTCATGGTATTTGGACCGGTTAAAGCAGGAGCGCAAATTGAAGCTAGTAAAGCTTGGGCTAAAGCTTTAATGCAAGAAGCCGGAGTACCAACAGCTACAGCTGCAGTATTTAGAGAGTCCGCAGCAGCAAAATCATATCTCCAAGCACAAGGAGCGCCAATAGTTATTAAAGCTGACGGCTTGGCCGCTGGCAAGGGTGTGACAGTGGCTGAAACTATTGAACAAGCAGAAAGCGCCATTGATACCATTTTTCAAGGACAGTTTGGTAGTGCAGGCAATTTTGTGGTCATTGAAGAATGTTTGCTAGGACAAGAAGTTTCGGTTTTAGCACTTACTGATGGGTTAACAATTCGTCCATTACTACCAGCCCAAGATTATAAGCGAATTGGAGAAGGTGATACAGGAGAAAATACCGGAGGCATGGGAGCATACACTCCTACACCTATCGCTACACCAGAGTTAATGGCGCGTGTGCAAACAGAAGTTTTAGAAAAAACTATTACCGCTTTAAGAAACAGGGGTATTGACTATCGAGGAGTTTTGTATGCTGGTTTAATGGTTGCACCCAATGGCGACTTTAAAGTTTTAGAATTTAACTGTCGCTTTGGTGATCCAGAAACCCAAGTAATTTTACCATTGCTGGAAACCCCCTTAGAAGATTTAATCTTGGCTTGCATCGACCAACGTTTACGAGAAATGCCACCTCTTGCTTGGAAGGAAGGTGCAGCGGCTACAGTAGTGGCTGCTTCAGGAGGTTATCCTGGAGATTATGAAAAAGGTAAGATCATTACTGGGATTCAAAAAGCAGAAGCAGCCGGAGCCATTGTGTTTCATGCCGGCACCAAGTTGAACTCAGCCCAACAAATCATTACAGAAGGTGGTAGAGTGTTGAATATAACTGGGACTGGCGAAAATTTCCAAGAGGCGATCGCTCAAGTTTATACTGGCATCAAACACATTCAATTTCCAGGCGTATATTACCGTAGAGATATTGGTCATAGAGTCCTAAAAATTGAGACCTGA
- a CDS encoding lipopolysaccharide biosynthesis protein yields MIISYSLSPATVVPFFVTQRLAALAQTQIQGIGNVTWAALADLYAQGETERFNARLIELTWLLALMGVTFMVVIASSNHHLITLWVGEDRCGGDGLTLIAACNGFLQGLLSLWGWCFSGTGKQPKLVRPATLASVIKFLSCLICTHFLGIIGPLLGTFIAFTTVSLWQLPLLMR; encoded by the coding sequence ATGATCATCTCCTATAGCCTCAGTCCCGCCACAGTTGTACCGTTTTTTGTCACCCAACGTTTAGCGGCATTAGCACAGACACAAATACAAGGAATTGGTAATGTAACTTGGGCGGCTCTTGCTGATCTCTATGCTCAAGGAGAAACAGAAAGATTCAATGCTCGTTTGATTGAATTGACGTGGTTGCTAGCACTGATGGGAGTAACTTTTATGGTTGTGATCGCATCTTCTAACCATCATCTTATTACATTGTGGGTAGGAGAAGATCGTTGTGGTGGTGATGGACTCACCCTAATAGCAGCCTGTAATGGATTCTTACAAGGGCTTTTATCGCTTTGGGGATGGTGTTTTAGTGGCACTGGCAAGCAACCTAAATTAGTTCGACCTGCAACGCTTGCATCTGTAATTAAGTTTTTATCCTGCCTGATCTGCACTCACTTTCTTGGTATTATTGGTCCGCTGTTAGGTACTTTTATTGCATTTACAACCGTCAGTTTATGGCAGTTGCCCCTATTAATGCGATAA
- a CDS encoding YbhB/YbcL family Raf kinase inhibitor-like protein — protein MPQRRGFLNQSFAIFGLVGLWLISSCSLTGNRSESKQEVKTMKLTSSAFINNGLIPAKYTCDGADISPPLSWDEIPSETQSLALIVDDPDALARNFVHWVIYDITPTVNQLPEKIIGSKTIPSGGVQGKNDFGKLGYGGLCPPSGIHRYFFQLYALDQKLSLGTGASKSQMISAMEGHILEKAELIGRYQRQR, from the coding sequence ATGCCCCAAAGACGAGGTTTTCTCAATCAAAGCTTCGCTATATTTGGATTAGTAGGATTATGGCTGATTAGTAGTTGTAGTCTTACTGGTAATCGCAGTGAATCTAAACAGGAGGTGAAAACCATGAAATTAACGAGTAGTGCCTTTATAAATAATGGCTTAATTCCTGCCAAATATACCTGTGATGGTGCTGATATTTCCCCACCCTTAAGTTGGGATGAAATTCCATCGGAAACGCAAAGTTTAGCATTAATTGTTGATGATCCAGATGCACTAGCAAGGAATTTTGTACATTGGGTAATTTATGATATTACCCCCACAGTTAATCAACTACCAGAAAAAATAATTGGTAGTAAAACTATTCCTAGTGGTGGTGTACAGGGTAAAAATGATTTTGGCAAGTTGGGTTATGGTGGTCTTTGTCCCCCTAGTGGAATCCATCGCTATTTTTTCCAACTTTATGCTTTAGATCAAAAATTGAGTTTAGGAACTGGTGCTAGTAAAAGCCAAATGATAAGCGCAATGGAAGGCCATATTTTGGAAAAAGCAGAATTAATTGGCCGCTACCAACGCCAGCGTTAA
- a CDS encoding NAD-dependent epimerase/dehydratase family protein has product MAKIIVTGAAGFIGSHLVDILLQRGEEVIGIDEFNDYYDPVLKRKNIATFQNLSNFTLIEGDIRFLELPGICQNVEIIYHQAAQAGVRSSWGKGFRAYTERNINTTQVLLEAAKDARNLKRLVFASTSSIYGDAETLPTNEEIHPKPVSPYGITKLAAERLCGLYQKNFGVPFVSLRYFTVYGPRQRPDMAFNKFFKAVLEDEAIPVYGDGQQTRDFTFVSDAVAANLAAATVPEAVGEIFNIGGGSRVVLAEVLDTMSEIVGKPIKRNHIEKAMGDARHTAADVSKARKILGYEPRISLREGLQQEWEWVKSLYL; this is encoded by the coding sequence ATGGCTAAGATTATTGTTACTGGGGCTGCTGGTTTTATAGGTTCTCACCTGGTTGATATTTTATTGCAACGGGGAGAAGAAGTAATTGGCATTGATGAGTTTAATGATTACTACGATCCAGTTTTGAAACGAAAAAATATTGCTACTTTTCAAAATTTGTCTAATTTTACTTTAATTGAAGGGGATATTCGATTTTTAGAGTTACCAGGAATTTGCCAAAATGTGGAGATAATTTATCACCAAGCTGCACAAGCTGGGGTCAGAAGTTCATGGGGTAAGGGCTTTCGGGCTTACACTGAACGAAATATTAATACTACACAAGTTTTGTTGGAAGCTGCTAAGGATGCTCGAAATTTGAAAAGACTAGTTTTTGCTTCGACTTCTAGTATATATGGTGATGCCGAAACTCTACCGACAAATGAAGAAATTCATCCTAAACCTGTTTCACCGTATGGTATTACAAAGTTAGCGGCTGAAAGGTTGTGTGGACTATATCAAAAAAACTTTGGTGTACCTTTTGTTTCATTGCGTTATTTTACTGTTTATGGTCCTAGGCAACGGCCAGATATGGCATTTAATAAGTTCTTTAAAGCTGTTTTAGAGGATGAGGCTATTCCTGTGTATGGTGATGGACAACAAACACGGGATTTTACATTTGTGAGTGATGCTGTTGCTGCTAATTTAGCTGCTGCTACTGTACCAGAAGCGGTGGGCGAGATTTTTAACATTGGTGGTGGTAGTAGGGTGGTTTTGGCTGAAGTGCTGGATACAATGTCCGAAATAGTTGGCAAGCCTATTAAACGTAACCATATTGAAAAAGCTATGGGAGATGCGCGTCACACAGCTGCAGATGTATCTAAGGCGCGAAAAATTCTGGGTTATGAGCCACGGATTTCTCTGAGGGAGGGTTTGCAGCAGGAATGGGAGTGGGTGAAGTCGTTGTATTTGTAG